In Oreochromis aureus strain Israel breed Guangdong linkage group 20, ZZ_aureus, whole genome shotgun sequence, the following are encoded in one genomic region:
- the znf217 gene encoding zinc finger protein 217 — translation MPTHSLLPFVNSPDGLAQDILISKDASIPGLGFSMTPHTTYPEKTVLQNEESAPLYCMFCEETFTHQDELGPHVLTQHPTTFSEPTVLRVEAEFRIPGERPRAKQSSLPAEKDEVHSCILCGHVSQDGSELEAHMRKHKDYFTYCCNFCGRRFREHWFLKNHMKMHAKAGAKNKAQQDPESPITINGIIQEPPSEPVGTAYKMCMVCGFFFPDHDSLVEHSKMHNREAQPGKDKSKDKMGDTNEPTANQDSFLQFLNLQPRPAGKDLEPVRSSKWIPQLDPVNTYQAWQLATKGKIAVGPNNTKDVGQENSTDNDESGSDKEELNNIWTEGQGDKAVKEVGRELRSQQQAPVKSPDLQRRSPVQKDKDKQRPTTCEECQRNFRTYHQLVLHSRVHKRERGGEESPTSSVDGKLSRAGSLENTEEGSEEGIEENLGSGEDGFDRSNGRSKDCSYCGKTFRSCYYLTVHLRTHTGEKPFKCAYCEYAAAQKTSLKYHLDRRHKDKPYVEIPSRPVPLVPSPSDGKNGNNAENPAPKKSWVPPARPCIDGTPESGLDSVDGKLGKPLVQVNAVPACSPEDDALAKCSVPVNLKKKREEVQEENCEAPLNLSIKVSVSTPASVEPRNGIVPIACPFCAYKTIYPEVLIMHKKLSHKDKSDSTKKNGFGGNLSESRHTGCPPALNGKDVSSVLITERIFPRRTKSPPPQPAKPQEKTPVNLPHVPKPSPVHAPIKDVQETQRYRQSIDSHPSQESSRYTELMRKNNTANKYVMDRVGIGDRSYPVRSGVLWHTDAARLCLSSRFGSLPQMDFGEPSSKRLKFSVPTNRDAEAGEKAAFRGPPVDGSNRMFIKRTVKPTQQGSCPPTASEVLGPAKNAPTTIGGSLESEWSMMNLLRSYPPHDLASFYHTNPANPSHAGLANSGAGGRSVLFQHLPSLPSLQRRDASGPFPNQRCGATDKSA, via the exons ATGCCGACTCATTCATTGCTGCCATTTGTAAATAGCCCAGATGGACTTGCCCAAGATATTCTTATTAGTAAAGATGCAAGCATCCCAGGGTTGGGCTTTAGCATGACGCCACACACTACCTACCCAGAAAAGACTGTGTTGCAAAATGAAGAAAGTGCACCGCTGTACTGTATGTTCTGCGAGGAGACTTTCACTCATCAGGATGAGCTTGGCCCCCATGTGTTAACACAGCACCCCACAACATTCTCCGAGCCGACTGTGCTTCGGGTTGAAGCAGAATTCAGGATCCCAGGAGAGAGACCCCGGGCCAAACAAAGCAGCCTTCCTGCCGAAAAAGACGAGGTTCACAGCTGTATCCTGTGTGGTCACGTATCCCAAGATGGCAGCGAGCTTGAGGCCCACATGAGAAAGCACAAGGACTACTTTACTTATTGTTGCAATTTTTGTGGGCGTCGGTTTAGAGAGCACTGGTTCCTCAAGAACCACATGAAGATGCATGCAAAAGCAGGAGCAAAGAACAAGGCCCAGCAAGACCCAGAGAGCCCAATCACAATTAATGGTATCATCCAAGAGCCTCCATCAGAGCCTGTAGGCACCGCATACAAAATGTGCATGGTTTGTGGGTTTTTCTTCCCTGACCACGATAGTTTGGTTGAACACAGTAAAATGCATAATCGAGAGGCACAGCCTGGAAAAGATAAAAGCAAGGATAAGATGGGTGATACTAATGAACCCACTGCCAACCAGGATTCATTTCTTCAGTTCCTAAACCTTCAGCCTCGCCCCGCAGGAAAGGATTTGGAACCTGTGAGATCATCAAAATGGATTCCCCAGCTAGATCCTGTCAACACATATCAGGCCTGGCAGCTTGCTACGAAAGGCAAGATCGCAGTTGGGCCTAATAATACAAAAGATGTTGGTCAGGAAAACAGCACAGACAATGACGAATCTGGCTCTGACAAGGAGGAGTTGAATAATATTTGGACTGAGGGCCAAGGAGACAAGGCCGTGAAAGAAGTTGGGAGAGAGCTCCGGTCTCAGCAACAGGCCCCTGTTAAAAGCCCAGACCTACAGCGAAGGTCTCCAGTTCAGAAAGATAAGGACAAACAAAGGCCAACGACTTGTGAGGAATGTCAAAGAAATTTCAGGACCTACCACCAGCTGGTGCTCCACTCCAGGGTCCACAAGCGTGAGAGAGGAGGTGAAGAAAGTCCAACCTCATCTGTTGATGGCAAGCTTTCAAGAGCAGGCTCACTGGAAAATACAGAGGAAGGCTCTGAGGAGGGTATAGAGGAAAACTTGGGTTCAG gTGAAGATGGATTTGACCGATCCAATGGCAGATCAAAAGACTGCAGTTACTGTGGCAAAACCTTCAGATCCTGCTACTACCTCACAGTTCATTTGAGGACTCACACAG GTGAGAAACCATTTAAGTGTGCTTACTGCGAGTACGCTGCAGCCCAGAAAACTTCACTGAAATATCACCTGGATCGACGCCACAAGGATAAGCCCTACGTGGAGATCCCCAGCAGACCTGTACCTTTAGTGCCCTCACCCAGTGATGGAAAAAATGGAAACAATGCTGAAAATCCTGCGCCAAAGAAATCCTGGGTGCCTCCAGCCAGGCCGTGCATCGATGGAACACCAGAAAGCGGACTGGATAGTGTCGATGGCAAGCTTGGCAAGCCACTTGTCCAAGTAAATGCTGTGCCTGCCTGCTCTCCGGAAGATGATGCACTCGCCAAGTGCTCTGTGCCTGTTAACCTGAAGAAAAAAAGGGAGGAGGTGCAAGAAGAGAACTGTGAGGCCCCATTAAATCTGTCCATAAAAGTCTCTGTCTCCACACCTGCCAGTGTTGAACCAAGAAATGGTATTGTTCCAATTGCCTGCCCATTTTGTGCTTATAAAACCATCTACCCAGAAGTTCTGATAATGCATAAAAAGCTCTCTCACAAAGACAAGTCAGACAGCACCAAAAAGAATGGGTTCGGAGGCAATTTAAGTGAAAGTCGTCATACGGGTTGCCCGCCTGCCCTCAATGGGAAAGATGTTTCCTCAGTTCTGATCACTGAGAGGATCTTCCCTCGCCGAACCAAGTCTCCACCTCCCCAACCTGCAAAACCTCAAGAAAAAACACCTGTTAACCTACCGCACGTTCCTAAGCCATCCCCTGTCCACGCACCCATAAAAGATGTCCAGGAGACCCAGCGTTACAGGCAGAGCATCGACTCACATCCCAGTCAGGAATCCTCCAGATATACAGAGCTAAtgagaaaaaacaacacagccaaCAAATATGTGATGGACAGAGTGGGCATTGGCGATCGGAGCTACCCAGTACGAAGCGGTGTCCTTTGGCACACAGATGCCGCCAGGCTCTGCCTATCCAGCCGATTTGGAAGCCTCCCCCAGATGGACTTTGGCGAGCCGTCCAGCAAGCGATTAAAGTTTTCTGTGCCTACAAACAGGGACGCTGAGGCTGGCGAGAAGGCTGCTTTTAGAGGGCCACCAGTAGATGGATCTAACAGGATGTTTATTAAAAGAACTGTGAAACCCACACAGCAAGGGTCATGTCCACCCACAGCTTCTGAGGTTTTGGGTCCGGCAAAGAATGCACCTACGACTATCGGAGGCAGTTTGGAATCTGAATGGAGCATGATGAACCTTCTCCGCTCCTATCCACCCCATGACCTGGCATCTTTCTATCACACCAACCCAGCAAACCCCAGTCATGCAGGACTAGCCAACTCAGGAGCAG ggGGCAGAAGTGTTCTGTTCCAACATCTGCCCAGTCTACCAAGCCTGCAAAGAAGAGATGCTTCAGGCCCATTCCCCAATCAACGCTGTGGGGCCACTGACAAAAGTGCCtaa